The Siniperca chuatsi isolate FFG_IHB_CAS linkage group LG2, ASM2008510v1, whole genome shotgun sequence genome window below encodes:
- the phf20a gene encoding PHD finger protein 20 isoform X1, which translates to MSKTPPTRRGITFEVGAQLEARDSLKNWYAANIEKIDYEGEKVLIHYRQWSHRYDEWFDWTSPYLRPVERVQLRRQGLQDDGPVPGFHVNDKVLASWSDCRFYPAKVISVNKDASYTVKFYDGVIQTVKGIHVKPFIKERGGVGGGKSRSTERNMVRRVPTRRDKRPQENGGPKNKRARRSTSDQEEDSNSEDEEREEGMVNEKNKKTNGEVEAAPTIKQEEEISEQEDQNKPRDVEKGTGLTNGVKVEEDEQKEEQCHVNGEVKKEEVETEQSGTKPYTESPKPYTELPTQTSAQTEQVSVTMTTTETSGDVEQKPNVQSESSEPAADVPPPQPVKPVRKQGFHNPNRFSREPLYRVIKNQPPPVLSINLDHNPFKCSAPGCTKSFRKAKLLHYHMKYYHGEEQPLEGERSPTRSVQTRASEKQVTATGLDGPKRRRTISASMHSVGATAAPRGEVKTAGRRTSAPPVVNTQGHQHRALLREKSKENQLDRNGCQQQDKDSDKSGFDLGSVKDKLKEKPKQKDFLRIKLKKKKKKKKAKSDYTGSEENIDISVLGLPSKLNLPLKSPPSHNHKPEAYPSRPGFSYSEQIYVDDEDSISDWSTDSCGWSDDDFGVDLDVTTPPLSVDSGAVDTSDQEIVRCICEVEEENDFMIQCEDCLCWQHGTCMGLLEDNVPDRYTCYICRDPPGQRQSLRYWYDREWLSNGHMYGLSFLEENYSHQNAKKITTTHQLLGDVHHVVEVLNGLQLKMSVLQSNTHPDLQLWRQPWKHLERSRTGSDSCRGSYAAPSPVTPDEDMSRGEILMSNALEKLSRAATAATSSSSCSSSPFPSFQDSYITSEHCYQKPRAYYPAVEQRLVVETRQGSELEDSMRSTEELLEREQRYGSLLETEKPKSTGTSNKASMAGSWSQAQTREEGGRDPGEAADNSRQHQQRQINLLDHIDAVQDEVSHRMDFIERELDVLESWLDYTGELEPPEPLARLPQLKHRMKRLLTQLGKVQQIALYSSA; encoded by the exons ATGAGTAAGACGCCCCCTACCAGAAGAGGGATAACGTTTGAGGTGGGAGCTCAGCTTGAGGCCAGAGACAGCCTCAAAAACTG GTATGCTGCCAACATAGAGAAGATTGACTACGAAGGTGAAAAAGTGCTCATCCATTACCGCCAGTGGAGCCACCGTTACGACGAGTGGTTTGACTGGACAAGTCCCTACCTGAGACCCGTGGAGAGGGTTCAGCTGAGGCGGCAGGGCCTGCAGGACGACGGTCCTGTACCT GGCTTTCACGTGAATGACAAGGTCCTGGCTAGCTGGTCTGACTGCCGTTTCTACCCCGCTAAGGTCATTTCAGTCAATAAAGATG CATCCTACACTGTGAAGTTCTACGATGGCGTTATCCAGACAGTGAAGGGGATACACGTGAAGCCTTTTATTAAAGAG AGAGGTGGTGTTGGTGGAGGGAAGTCTCGGTCCACTGAAAGGAACATGGTTAGGAGGGTTCCGACCCGCAGAGACAAGAGGCCCCAGGAGAACGGAGGTCCCAAGAACAAGCGAGCCAGACGCAGCACCTCCgaccaggaggaggacagcaacAGTGAGGACGAGGAGCGGGAAGAAGGGATGGTAAACGAgaagaacaagaaaacaaatggtGAGGTAGAGGCTGCACCCACTatcaaacaggaagaggaaataTCAGAGCAAGAAGACCAAAACAAGCCCAGGGATGTGGAAAAGGGGACTGGACTCACAAATGGGGTGAAGGTGGAAGAAGACGAGCAAAAGGAGGAACAATGTCACGTAAATGGAGAGGTAAAGAAGGAAGAGGTGGAAACAGAACAGAGTGGAACAAAGCCATATACAGAGTCGCCCAAGCCATACACAGAGTTGCCCACTCAGACATCAGCACAGACGGAGCAGGTGTCTGTCACTATGACAACCACCGAAACCAGTGGGGATGTGGAGCAGAAGCCAAACGTCCAATCAGAAAGCTCTGAGCCTGCAGCGGACGTGCCGCCTCCCCAGCCTGTGAAAC CGGTAAGGAAGCAGGGTTTCCACAACCCCAACAGATTCAGCAGAGAACCAT TGTATCGAGTTATCAAAAACCAACCGCCCCCCGTCTTGTCCATCAACCTCGACCACAACCCGTTTAAGTGCAGTGCTCCCGGCTGCACAAAGTCATTCCGAAAGGCCAAGCTGCTGCACTACCATATGAAATATTATCATGGCGAGGAGCAGCCTCTGGAAGGGGAGCGCAGCCCCACCAGGAGTGTCCAGACCAGGGCCTCTGAGAAGCAGGTTACTGCCACCGGTTTGGACGGCCCAAAGAGAAGGCGCACCATCTCTGCCTCTATGC ACTCTGTTGGAGCTACCGCAGCTCCCCGTGGTGAGGTGAAGACTGCAGGCAGACGCACTTCAGCCCCGCCTGTAGTCAACACACAGGGCCATCAGCACAGGGCACTGCTGAGGGAGAAGAGTAAGGAGAACCAGCTGGACAGGAATGGATGCCAACAGCAGGACAAGGACTCAGACAAGAGTGGTTTTGACCTTG GGTCAGtaaaagacaaactgaaagaGAAACCGAAACAGAAGGACTTCCTCCGCATTAaactaaagaagaagaagaagaaaaagaaggccAAGTCTG ACTACACAGGTAGTGAGGAGAATATTGACATCTCAGTATTGGGTCTTCCGTCCAAATTGAATTTGCCACTCAAATCCCCCCCCTCACACAATCACAAGCCTGAGGCCTACCCCAGCAGGCCCGGATTCAGCTACTCAGAGCAGATATATGTGGATG ATGAGGACAGCATCAGTGACTGGTCCACTGACAGCTGTGGGTGGAGCGACGATGACTTTGGCGTGGATTTGGACGTCACCACGCCTCCCCTGAGTGTGGACTCCGGTGCTGTAGACACAAGTGACCAAGAGATCGTGCGATGTATCTGTGAGGTGGAGGAAGAAAATGACTTCATGATTCAG TGTGAAGATTGTTTGTGCTGGCAACATGGCACCTGCATGGGCCTGCTGGAAGACAATGTTCCAGACAGATACACCTGCTACATCTGCAGAGACCCACCAG GTCAGAGGCAGAGTCTGCGCTACTGGTACGATCGTGAGTGGTTGAGCAATGGTCACATGTACGGCCTCTCCTTCCTGGAAGAGAACTACTCTCACCAAAATGCCAAGAAGATCACCACCACCCACCAGCTGCTGGGAGATGTGCACCACGTGGTAGAGGTCCTCAACGGACTGCAGCTCAAGATGAGCGTCCTCCA GAGCAATACTCACCCTGACTTGCAGCTGTGGCGGCAGCCCTGGAAGCATTTGGAGAGGTCACGGACCGGCTCTGACTCGTGTCGTGGCAGTTATGCAGCTCCGTCTCCTGTGACTCCCGATGAGGACATGAGCCGGGGTGAGATTTTAATGTCCAATGCTCTGGAGAAGCTGAGCCGGGCTGCTACAGCTGCCACCTCCTCGTCGTCCTGCTCTTCCTCCCCCTTCCCATCCTTCCAGGACTCATATATTACCAGTGAACATTGCTACCAGAAACCGCGGGCATATTACCCGGCGGTGGAGCAGAGGCTGGTCGTGGAGACCCGACAGGGCTCAGAGCTGGAGGATAGCATGAGAAGCACAGAGGAACTGTTGGAGCGGGAGCAGCGCTATGGAAGCCTGCTGGAGACGGAAAAGCCCAAATCAACAGGCACTAGTAACAAG GCTTCAATGGCTGGCTCTTGGTCCCAGGCTCAGACGAGGGAAGAGGGTGGAAGAGATCCTGGAGAGGCTGCAGATAACAGCAGGCAGCATCAGCAGAGGCAGATCAACCTGCTGGATCACATAGATGCAGTCCAGGACGAGGTCTCACACAGGATGGACTTCATTGAGAGAGAGCTGGACG TGCTGGAGAGCTGGCTGGACTACACCGGAGAGCTGGAGCCTCCTGAACCCCTGGCCCGTCTGCCTCAGCTCAAACACCGCATGAAACGGCTGCTGACACAGCTGGGCAAGGTGCAGCAAATCGCCCTGTACAGCTCCGCATGA
- the phf20a gene encoding PHD finger protein 20 isoform X3: MSKTPPTRRGITFEVGAQLEARDSLKNWYAANIEKIDYEGEKVLIHYRQWSHRYDEWFDWTSPYLRPVERVQLRRQGLQDDGPVPGFHVNDKVLASWSDCRFYPAKVISVNKDASYTVKFYDGVIQTVKGIHVKPFIKERGGVGGGKSRSTERNMVRRVPTRRDKRPQENGGPKNKRARRSTSDQEEDSNSEDEEREEGMVNEKNKKTNGEVEAAPTIKQEEEISEQEDQNKPRDVEKGTGLTNGVKVEEDEQKEEQCHVNGEVKKEEVETEQSGTKPYTESPKPYTELPTQTSAQTEQVSVTMTTTETSGDVEQKPNVQSESSEPAADVPPPQPVKPVRKQGFHNPNRFSREPLYRVIKNQPPPVLSINLDHNPFKCSAPGCTKSFRKAKLLHYHMKYYHGEEQPLEGERSPTRSVQTRASEKQVTATGLDGPKRRRTISASMHSVGATAAPRGEVKTAGRRTSAPPVVNTQGHQHRALLREKSKENQLDRNGCQQQDKDSDKSGFDLGSVKDKLKEKPKQKDFLRIKLKKKKKKKKAKSDEDSISDWSTDSCGWSDDDFGVDLDVTTPPLSVDSGAVDTSDQEIVRCICEVEEENDFMIQCEDCLCWQHGTCMGLLEDNVPDRYTCYICRDPPGQRQSLRYWYDREWLSNGHMYGLSFLEENYSHQNAKKITTTHQLLGDVHHVVEVLNGLQLKMSVLQSNTHPDLQLWRQPWKHLERSRTGSDSCRGSYAAPSPVTPDEDMSRGEILMSNALEKLSRAATAATSSSSCSSSPFPSFQDSYITSEHCYQKPRAYYPAVEQRLVVETRQGSELEDSMRSTEELLEREQRYGSLLETEKPKSTGTSNKASMAGSWSQAQTREEGGRDPGEAADNSRQHQQRQINLLDHIDAVQDEVSHRMDFIERELDVLESWLDYTGELEPPEPLARLPQLKHRMKRLLTQLGKVQQIALYSSA; this comes from the exons ATGAGTAAGACGCCCCCTACCAGAAGAGGGATAACGTTTGAGGTGGGAGCTCAGCTTGAGGCCAGAGACAGCCTCAAAAACTG GTATGCTGCCAACATAGAGAAGATTGACTACGAAGGTGAAAAAGTGCTCATCCATTACCGCCAGTGGAGCCACCGTTACGACGAGTGGTTTGACTGGACAAGTCCCTACCTGAGACCCGTGGAGAGGGTTCAGCTGAGGCGGCAGGGCCTGCAGGACGACGGTCCTGTACCT GGCTTTCACGTGAATGACAAGGTCCTGGCTAGCTGGTCTGACTGCCGTTTCTACCCCGCTAAGGTCATTTCAGTCAATAAAGATG CATCCTACACTGTGAAGTTCTACGATGGCGTTATCCAGACAGTGAAGGGGATACACGTGAAGCCTTTTATTAAAGAG AGAGGTGGTGTTGGTGGAGGGAAGTCTCGGTCCACTGAAAGGAACATGGTTAGGAGGGTTCCGACCCGCAGAGACAAGAGGCCCCAGGAGAACGGAGGTCCCAAGAACAAGCGAGCCAGACGCAGCACCTCCgaccaggaggaggacagcaacAGTGAGGACGAGGAGCGGGAAGAAGGGATGGTAAACGAgaagaacaagaaaacaaatggtGAGGTAGAGGCTGCACCCACTatcaaacaggaagaggaaataTCAGAGCAAGAAGACCAAAACAAGCCCAGGGATGTGGAAAAGGGGACTGGACTCACAAATGGGGTGAAGGTGGAAGAAGACGAGCAAAAGGAGGAACAATGTCACGTAAATGGAGAGGTAAAGAAGGAAGAGGTGGAAACAGAACAGAGTGGAACAAAGCCATATACAGAGTCGCCCAAGCCATACACAGAGTTGCCCACTCAGACATCAGCACAGACGGAGCAGGTGTCTGTCACTATGACAACCACCGAAACCAGTGGGGATGTGGAGCAGAAGCCAAACGTCCAATCAGAAAGCTCTGAGCCTGCAGCGGACGTGCCGCCTCCCCAGCCTGTGAAAC CGGTAAGGAAGCAGGGTTTCCACAACCCCAACAGATTCAGCAGAGAACCAT TGTATCGAGTTATCAAAAACCAACCGCCCCCCGTCTTGTCCATCAACCTCGACCACAACCCGTTTAAGTGCAGTGCTCCCGGCTGCACAAAGTCATTCCGAAAGGCCAAGCTGCTGCACTACCATATGAAATATTATCATGGCGAGGAGCAGCCTCTGGAAGGGGAGCGCAGCCCCACCAGGAGTGTCCAGACCAGGGCCTCTGAGAAGCAGGTTACTGCCACCGGTTTGGACGGCCCAAAGAGAAGGCGCACCATCTCTGCCTCTATGC ACTCTGTTGGAGCTACCGCAGCTCCCCGTGGTGAGGTGAAGACTGCAGGCAGACGCACTTCAGCCCCGCCTGTAGTCAACACACAGGGCCATCAGCACAGGGCACTGCTGAGGGAGAAGAGTAAGGAGAACCAGCTGGACAGGAATGGATGCCAACAGCAGGACAAGGACTCAGACAAGAGTGGTTTTGACCTTG GGTCAGtaaaagacaaactgaaagaGAAACCGAAACAGAAGGACTTCCTCCGCATTAaactaaagaagaagaagaagaaaaagaaggccAAGTCTG ATGAGGACAGCATCAGTGACTGGTCCACTGACAGCTGTGGGTGGAGCGACGATGACTTTGGCGTGGATTTGGACGTCACCACGCCTCCCCTGAGTGTGGACTCCGGTGCTGTAGACACAAGTGACCAAGAGATCGTGCGATGTATCTGTGAGGTGGAGGAAGAAAATGACTTCATGATTCAG TGTGAAGATTGTTTGTGCTGGCAACATGGCACCTGCATGGGCCTGCTGGAAGACAATGTTCCAGACAGATACACCTGCTACATCTGCAGAGACCCACCAG GTCAGAGGCAGAGTCTGCGCTACTGGTACGATCGTGAGTGGTTGAGCAATGGTCACATGTACGGCCTCTCCTTCCTGGAAGAGAACTACTCTCACCAAAATGCCAAGAAGATCACCACCACCCACCAGCTGCTGGGAGATGTGCACCACGTGGTAGAGGTCCTCAACGGACTGCAGCTCAAGATGAGCGTCCTCCA GAGCAATACTCACCCTGACTTGCAGCTGTGGCGGCAGCCCTGGAAGCATTTGGAGAGGTCACGGACCGGCTCTGACTCGTGTCGTGGCAGTTATGCAGCTCCGTCTCCTGTGACTCCCGATGAGGACATGAGCCGGGGTGAGATTTTAATGTCCAATGCTCTGGAGAAGCTGAGCCGGGCTGCTACAGCTGCCACCTCCTCGTCGTCCTGCTCTTCCTCCCCCTTCCCATCCTTCCAGGACTCATATATTACCAGTGAACATTGCTACCAGAAACCGCGGGCATATTACCCGGCGGTGGAGCAGAGGCTGGTCGTGGAGACCCGACAGGGCTCAGAGCTGGAGGATAGCATGAGAAGCACAGAGGAACTGTTGGAGCGGGAGCAGCGCTATGGAAGCCTGCTGGAGACGGAAAAGCCCAAATCAACAGGCACTAGTAACAAG GCTTCAATGGCTGGCTCTTGGTCCCAGGCTCAGACGAGGGAAGAGGGTGGAAGAGATCCTGGAGAGGCTGCAGATAACAGCAGGCAGCATCAGCAGAGGCAGATCAACCTGCTGGATCACATAGATGCAGTCCAGGACGAGGTCTCACACAGGATGGACTTCATTGAGAGAGAGCTGGACG TGCTGGAGAGCTGGCTGGACTACACCGGAGAGCTGGAGCCTCCTGAACCCCTGGCCCGTCTGCCTCAGCTCAAACACCGCATGAAACGGCTGCTGACACAGCTGGGCAAGGTGCAGCAAATCGCCCTGTACAGCTCCGCATGA
- the phf20a gene encoding PHD finger protein 20 isoform X2: protein MSKTPPTRRGITFEVGAQLEARDSLKNWYAANIEKIDYEGEKVLIHYRQWSHRYDEWFDWTSPYLRPVERVQLRRQGLQDDGPVPGFHVNDKVLASWSDCRFYPAKVISVNKDASYTVKFYDGVIQTVKGIHVKPFIKERGGVGGGKSRSTERNMVRRVPTRRDKRPQENGGPKNKRARRSTSDQEEDSNSEDEEREEGMVNEKNKKTNGEVEAAPTIKQEEEISEQEDQNKPRDVEKGTGLTNGVKVEEDEQKEEQCHVNGEVKKEEVETEQSGTKPYTESPKPYTELPTQTSAQTEQVSVTMTTTETSGDVEQKPNVQSESSEPAADVPPPQPVKPVRKQGFHNPNRFSREPLYRVIKNQPPPVLSINLDHNPFKCSAPGCTKSFRKAKLLHYHMKYYHGEEQPLEGERSPTRSVQTRASEKQVTATGLDGPKRRRTISASMHSVGATAAPRGEVKTAGRRTSAPPVVNTQGHQHRALLREKSKENQLDRNGCQQQDKDSDKSGFDLDYTGSEENIDISVLGLPSKLNLPLKSPPSHNHKPEAYPSRPGFSYSEQIYVDDEDSISDWSTDSCGWSDDDFGVDLDVTTPPLSVDSGAVDTSDQEIVRCICEVEEENDFMIQCEDCLCWQHGTCMGLLEDNVPDRYTCYICRDPPGQRQSLRYWYDREWLSNGHMYGLSFLEENYSHQNAKKITTTHQLLGDVHHVVEVLNGLQLKMSVLQSNTHPDLQLWRQPWKHLERSRTGSDSCRGSYAAPSPVTPDEDMSRGEILMSNALEKLSRAATAATSSSSCSSSPFPSFQDSYITSEHCYQKPRAYYPAVEQRLVVETRQGSELEDSMRSTEELLEREQRYGSLLETEKPKSTGTSNKASMAGSWSQAQTREEGGRDPGEAADNSRQHQQRQINLLDHIDAVQDEVSHRMDFIERELDVLESWLDYTGELEPPEPLARLPQLKHRMKRLLTQLGKVQQIALYSSA from the exons ATGAGTAAGACGCCCCCTACCAGAAGAGGGATAACGTTTGAGGTGGGAGCTCAGCTTGAGGCCAGAGACAGCCTCAAAAACTG GTATGCTGCCAACATAGAGAAGATTGACTACGAAGGTGAAAAAGTGCTCATCCATTACCGCCAGTGGAGCCACCGTTACGACGAGTGGTTTGACTGGACAAGTCCCTACCTGAGACCCGTGGAGAGGGTTCAGCTGAGGCGGCAGGGCCTGCAGGACGACGGTCCTGTACCT GGCTTTCACGTGAATGACAAGGTCCTGGCTAGCTGGTCTGACTGCCGTTTCTACCCCGCTAAGGTCATTTCAGTCAATAAAGATG CATCCTACACTGTGAAGTTCTACGATGGCGTTATCCAGACAGTGAAGGGGATACACGTGAAGCCTTTTATTAAAGAG AGAGGTGGTGTTGGTGGAGGGAAGTCTCGGTCCACTGAAAGGAACATGGTTAGGAGGGTTCCGACCCGCAGAGACAAGAGGCCCCAGGAGAACGGAGGTCCCAAGAACAAGCGAGCCAGACGCAGCACCTCCgaccaggaggaggacagcaacAGTGAGGACGAGGAGCGGGAAGAAGGGATGGTAAACGAgaagaacaagaaaacaaatggtGAGGTAGAGGCTGCACCCACTatcaaacaggaagaggaaataTCAGAGCAAGAAGACCAAAACAAGCCCAGGGATGTGGAAAAGGGGACTGGACTCACAAATGGGGTGAAGGTGGAAGAAGACGAGCAAAAGGAGGAACAATGTCACGTAAATGGAGAGGTAAAGAAGGAAGAGGTGGAAACAGAACAGAGTGGAACAAAGCCATATACAGAGTCGCCCAAGCCATACACAGAGTTGCCCACTCAGACATCAGCACAGACGGAGCAGGTGTCTGTCACTATGACAACCACCGAAACCAGTGGGGATGTGGAGCAGAAGCCAAACGTCCAATCAGAAAGCTCTGAGCCTGCAGCGGACGTGCCGCCTCCCCAGCCTGTGAAAC CGGTAAGGAAGCAGGGTTTCCACAACCCCAACAGATTCAGCAGAGAACCAT TGTATCGAGTTATCAAAAACCAACCGCCCCCCGTCTTGTCCATCAACCTCGACCACAACCCGTTTAAGTGCAGTGCTCCCGGCTGCACAAAGTCATTCCGAAAGGCCAAGCTGCTGCACTACCATATGAAATATTATCATGGCGAGGAGCAGCCTCTGGAAGGGGAGCGCAGCCCCACCAGGAGTGTCCAGACCAGGGCCTCTGAGAAGCAGGTTACTGCCACCGGTTTGGACGGCCCAAAGAGAAGGCGCACCATCTCTGCCTCTATGC ACTCTGTTGGAGCTACCGCAGCTCCCCGTGGTGAGGTGAAGACTGCAGGCAGACGCACTTCAGCCCCGCCTGTAGTCAACACACAGGGCCATCAGCACAGGGCACTGCTGAGGGAGAAGAGTAAGGAGAACCAGCTGGACAGGAATGGATGCCAACAGCAGGACAAGGACTCAGACAAGAGTGGTTTTGACCTTG ACTACACAGGTAGTGAGGAGAATATTGACATCTCAGTATTGGGTCTTCCGTCCAAATTGAATTTGCCACTCAAATCCCCCCCCTCACACAATCACAAGCCTGAGGCCTACCCCAGCAGGCCCGGATTCAGCTACTCAGAGCAGATATATGTGGATG ATGAGGACAGCATCAGTGACTGGTCCACTGACAGCTGTGGGTGGAGCGACGATGACTTTGGCGTGGATTTGGACGTCACCACGCCTCCCCTGAGTGTGGACTCCGGTGCTGTAGACACAAGTGACCAAGAGATCGTGCGATGTATCTGTGAGGTGGAGGAAGAAAATGACTTCATGATTCAG TGTGAAGATTGTTTGTGCTGGCAACATGGCACCTGCATGGGCCTGCTGGAAGACAATGTTCCAGACAGATACACCTGCTACATCTGCAGAGACCCACCAG GTCAGAGGCAGAGTCTGCGCTACTGGTACGATCGTGAGTGGTTGAGCAATGGTCACATGTACGGCCTCTCCTTCCTGGAAGAGAACTACTCTCACCAAAATGCCAAGAAGATCACCACCACCCACCAGCTGCTGGGAGATGTGCACCACGTGGTAGAGGTCCTCAACGGACTGCAGCTCAAGATGAGCGTCCTCCA GAGCAATACTCACCCTGACTTGCAGCTGTGGCGGCAGCCCTGGAAGCATTTGGAGAGGTCACGGACCGGCTCTGACTCGTGTCGTGGCAGTTATGCAGCTCCGTCTCCTGTGACTCCCGATGAGGACATGAGCCGGGGTGAGATTTTAATGTCCAATGCTCTGGAGAAGCTGAGCCGGGCTGCTACAGCTGCCACCTCCTCGTCGTCCTGCTCTTCCTCCCCCTTCCCATCCTTCCAGGACTCATATATTACCAGTGAACATTGCTACCAGAAACCGCGGGCATATTACCCGGCGGTGGAGCAGAGGCTGGTCGTGGAGACCCGACAGGGCTCAGAGCTGGAGGATAGCATGAGAAGCACAGAGGAACTGTTGGAGCGGGAGCAGCGCTATGGAAGCCTGCTGGAGACGGAAAAGCCCAAATCAACAGGCACTAGTAACAAG GCTTCAATGGCTGGCTCTTGGTCCCAGGCTCAGACGAGGGAAGAGGGTGGAAGAGATCCTGGAGAGGCTGCAGATAACAGCAGGCAGCATCAGCAGAGGCAGATCAACCTGCTGGATCACATAGATGCAGTCCAGGACGAGGTCTCACACAGGATGGACTTCATTGAGAGAGAGCTGGACG TGCTGGAGAGCTGGCTGGACTACACCGGAGAGCTGGAGCCTCCTGAACCCCTGGCCCGTCTGCCTCAGCTCAAACACCGCATGAAACGGCTGCTGACACAGCTGGGCAAGGTGCAGCAAATCGCCCTGTACAGCTCCGCATGA